Genomic DNA from Gemmatimonadaceae bacterium:
GAGATGCGGCGTGAGCGACCACTCCTTCCGCACGCCGATCGCGGTGGTCGGCATGTCGTGCCGCTTGCCGGGCGCCAACGACCTCGATGGGTTCTGGCGGCTGTTGAAGGAGGCGCGCAGCGCGGTGGTGGACGTGCCTCCCGAGCGGCTGGACCGCGAGCTCTACTTTGACGAACGCAAGGGCCAGCGGGGCAAGACCTACTCCACCATCGGCGGCCTGGTGGAGGCTCGGGAGCCCGAGAGCGGTGACGAGACTTACGATATGTGCCACCGCCTGTTCGCCGACGTCGCGGTGGACGCGTGCCGCCACGCGGGGCTAAGCCGCGAGGAGCTGGCCGCCCGGTCGGTGGGCGTGTTCGTGGGACACTCGGGTGGAAGCCCCGCATTCGGCGGAATCACGCTGGCGACGTTGGCGGGACAGGCGTTCGAGCCTCTGCGCCACGTGCCGGCCGTGCAGGCGATGGGCGAGGAGCGGGTGAACGGGCTGATTGCCGGGGCCACCGCGCACCTTCGAAAGGGAAAGCCGCAGCGCGCGGCCAACGGGGACCCGAAGAGCGAGTCGCGCTGGGCCGCGGAACTGGTGGCCCGGACGCTTGGCCTCACCGGGCCGAACCTGGTCATCGACGCCGCGTGCTCGTCGTCGCTCGTCGCGCTCGCGCTCGGGGCCCTGGCCCTCGAGCGGGGCGACGTGGACGTGGCAGTCGTGGGTGGCGCCTCGTACGCGCAGGTCAGCAGCCTCATCCTGTTCTCGCAGGCGCAGTCGTGCAGCGCCAAGGGATCGCGCCCCTTCGATGCCGCCGCGGACGGCCTCGTCGGATCGGAAGGGTACGTGGCCCTGGTGCTCAAGACCGAGGCGCAGGCGCGTCGCGATGGCGACACCATCCACGCCGTGGTCCGCGGCATCGGCCTGTCCACCGACGGCCGGGGACGGCACCTGTGGGCGCCGCGCAAGGAAGGCCAGACCGCGGCCATGCGGCGCGCCTACGGCTCCACCATCGATCCCGGCGGCATCCAGTATGTGGAGGCCCACGCCACGAGCACACAGGTGGGCGACGCCACCGAGATCGAGTCGATGGCCGAGTTCTTCGGCGATCGCCTTGGCGGCGCCAGGATTCCCATCGGCAGCGTGAAGTCCAACATCGGACACACGCTGGAGACGGCCGGGTTGGCCAGCCTGCTCAAGGTGATCCTGTCCATGCGCGAGGGGGCCATCCCCCCGACCATCAACATCGAAACGCTCAACGAGACC
This window encodes:
- a CDS encoding beta-ketoacyl synthase N-terminal-like domain-containing protein, with the protein product MSDHSFRTPIAVVGMSCRLPGANDLDGFWRLLKEARSAVVDVPPERLDRELYFDERKGQRGKTYSTIGGLVEAREPESGDETYDMCHRLFADVAVDACRHAGLSREELAARSVGVFVGHSGGSPAFGGITLATLAGQAFEPLRHVPAVQAMGEERVNGLIAGATAHLRKGKPQRAANGDPKSESRWAAELVARTLGLTGPNLVIDAACSSSLVALALGALALERGDVDVAVVGGASYAQVSSLILFSQAQSCSAKGSRPFDAAADGLVGSEGYVALVLKTEAQARRDGDTIHAVVRGIGLSTDGRGRHLWAPRKEGQTAAMRRAYGSTIDPGGIQYVEAHATSTQVGDATEIESMAEFFGDRLGGARIPIGSVKSNIGHTLETAGLASLLKVILSMREGAIPPTINIETLNETIDWDAVPFEVTRSLRPWKRPEGDLRRAGVSAFGIGGLNVHLIVEEPGDAALAPPSVPSREPIAIVGRGVVVPGAGNVPALADFLKKGVPALSEAPESRWPGHLGVSPDGAPWTAPACRGGFITDYAYDSVVHRVPPKQVAAANPLQFMLLDATEQALAESGTVDRERTGVIVGTSFGGEFGNQLLLGLHFPEIRACLDEVMREQGIGDRERRAIEEGYEERFLARYPAVNDVTGSFTSSTLASRITKTFDLEGGALAIDAGGASSLVALETACALLQA